In Gemmatimonadota bacterium, the following are encoded in one genomic region:
- a CDS encoding sugar kinase, whose amino-acid sequence MSVLVVGSVALDSVETPFGKADEVLGGSGTFFSASASHLTPVQLVGVVGSDYPFEKLAPLSARGVDLAGVERADGESFRWRGRYRHDLNSAETLETRLGVFSHFRPKIPEQFRSAPYVFLANIDPRLQLEVLRQVERPKLVACDTMNFWIESRRPDLMELLKHVDAILLNDGEARQLTEHANLVKAARWILNRGPKIVIIKKGEHGAFMFTEHSVFFAPAYPLEDVFDPTGAGDSFAGGFMGYLARTGKLDEEHMRRAVVYGSAMGSFAVEKFSIERLLEIDHDMIRERLNEFRRLVAFEEELAS is encoded by the coding sequence ATGAGTGTTCTCGTCGTAGGCTCCGTCGCGCTGGACTCCGTGGAAACGCCGTTCGGCAAGGCCGACGAGGTGCTCGGCGGCTCCGGGACCTTCTTCTCGGCTTCGGCCAGCCACCTCACGCCGGTGCAGCTGGTGGGGGTGGTGGGGAGCGACTATCCGTTCGAGAAGCTGGCCCCGCTGAGCGCACGCGGCGTCGACCTCGCGGGGGTGGAGCGCGCCGACGGCGAGTCGTTCCGCTGGCGCGGGCGCTATCGCCACGACCTCAACTCGGCCGAGACGCTCGAGACGCGCCTGGGCGTCTTCTCGCACTTCCGGCCGAAGATCCCCGAGCAGTTCCGCAGTGCGCCGTACGTCTTCCTCGCCAACATCGACCCGCGCTTGCAGCTGGAGGTCTTGCGGCAGGTGGAGCGCCCCAAGCTGGTGGCGTGCGATACCATGAACTTCTGGATCGAGAGCCGGCGCCCGGACCTCATGGAGCTGCTCAAGCACGTCGATGCGATCCTCCTCAACGATGGCGAGGCGCGCCAGCTCACCGAGCACGCCAACCTGGTGAAGGCGGCGCGCTGGATCCTGAATCGTGGCCCCAAGATCGTGATCATCAAGAAGGGGGAGCACGGCGCCTTCATGTTCACGGAGCACTCGGTCTTCTTTGCCCCGGCGTATCCGCTGGAGGATGTCTTCGATCCGACCGGGGCCGGCGACTCGTTTGCCGGCGGTTTCATGGGGTATCTCGCGCGCACGGGCAAGCTCGATGAGGAGCACATGCGGCGCGCGGTGGTCTACGGCTCGGCTATGGGATCGTTCGCCGTGGAGAAGTTCTCGATCGAGCGGCTGCTCGAGATCGATCACGACATGATTCGCGAGCGGCTGAACGAGTTCCGCCGTCTGGTGGCCTTCGAGGAGGAGCTGGCGTCGTGA
- a CDS encoding phosphoribosylformylglycinamidine cyclo-ligase: MSYRSAGVDIEAADDAKTRIGKLVESTRTAGCIGAFGSFGGMFRAPTAGSPILVASADGVGTKIKVAIEAGRHDTVGHCLVNHCVNDILAQGATPLFFLDYVAFGALEPAVVEAVVAGVAAGCRENQCALIGGETAEMPGLYTPPDYDLAGFIVGTVQEGATLGADRVRAGDVLIGFESSGLHTNGYSLARRIVTDRLRLTATDPFPGESGASVADVLLRVHRSYLAAVRPVLGRVRALAHITGGGLPGNLNRALPPSLDAIVDTTSWDIPNVFRVLESAGGVARDEMYRAFNMGVGLVVVADPADASSVLQSAADAGVRAWPLGEVAPGTGQVQLVAAR, encoded by the coding sequence CTGAGCTATCGCTCGGCGGGGGTCGACATCGAGGCTGCCGACGACGCCAAGACGCGCATCGGGAAGCTGGTCGAATCGACGCGGACGGCGGGGTGCATCGGCGCCTTCGGATCGTTTGGGGGGATGTTTCGCGCCCCGACGGCTGGGAGCCCGATCCTCGTGGCCAGCGCCGACGGTGTCGGCACGAAGATCAAGGTAGCCATCGAGGCGGGGCGCCACGACACGGTGGGGCACTGCCTCGTGAACCACTGCGTCAACGACATCCTCGCGCAGGGGGCCACGCCGCTCTTCTTCCTCGACTACGTCGCGTTCGGGGCGCTGGAGCCGGCCGTGGTGGAGGCGGTCGTGGCGGGGGTCGCCGCGGGGTGCCGCGAGAACCAGTGCGCCCTCATCGGCGGCGAGACGGCCGAGATGCCGGGGCTGTATACCCCGCCCGACTATGACCTGGCCGGCTTCATCGTCGGGACGGTGCAGGAAGGGGCGACGTTAGGCGCCGACCGCGTGCGCGCCGGCGACGTGCTCATCGGATTCGAGAGTTCGGGGCTGCACACCAACGGCTATTCGCTCGCGCGGCGCATCGTGACCGATCGCCTGCGCCTGACGGCCACCGATCCGTTTCCCGGCGAGTCCGGTGCGAGCGTCGCCGACGTGCTCCTGCGGGTGCATCGCTCTTACCTGGCCGCCGTACGCCCCGTGCTGGGGCGCGTTCGTGCGCTGGCGCACATCACCGGCGGTGGGTTACCCGGCAACCTCAATCGAGCCCTGCCGCCGTCGCTCGACGCGATCGTGGACACCACGTCGTGGGACATCCCCAACGTCTTCCGGGTATTGGAAAGCGCCGGGGGCGTGGCGCGCGACGAGATGTACCGCGCCTTCAACATGGGGGTGGGACTCGTCGTCGTTGCCGACCCTGCCGACGCGTCGTCGGTCCTGCAGTCGGCGGCCGACGCCGGCGTTCGTGCCTGGCCGCTCGGGGAGGTCGCGCCGGGGACCGGTCAGGTGCAACTCGTGGCGGCGCGGTAG
- the ribD gene encoding bifunctional diaminohydroxyphosphoribosylaminopyrimidine deaminase/5-amino-6-(5-phosphoribosylamino)uracil reductase RibD: MARRKGSVGAPPLDAGDDLRFMRRALALAERGWGQVSPNPLVGAVVVRDGTVVGEGYHAAFGREHAEGMALGRAGAQARGSTVYVTLEPCNHHGKTPPCTEALITAGVARVVIAVRDPHPVAAGGADRLRAAGIAVDVGLGERAARDLNAHFLHAVTSERPWVTLKLAVSIDGAVADHTRKTGWLTGLEARAEVHRWRAQHDAIGVGMGTVLADDPALTVRDAKAPRVAPMRVVFSRSGRLPVTSILARTARDVPVLVMADDPDPAYESTLNEMGVELIPAASLGEALRALRARGVQSILVEGGARLAGALMFDRLVDRLVVFTAPVVLGAGALNAFHLAPAQRAEQADRLRIVDRQPFGDDLMTVYALDDARDRDTARERDTAGERP, from the coding sequence ATGGCGCGACGCAAGGGCTCGGTGGGTGCGCCTCCGCTCGATGCGGGCGACGACCTCCGCTTCATGCGGCGCGCGCTGGCGCTCGCCGAACGCGGCTGGGGACAGGTCTCGCCCAATCCGCTGGTCGGGGCCGTGGTCGTCAGGGACGGCACGGTGGTCGGCGAGGGGTACCACGCCGCCTTCGGGCGCGAGCATGCCGAAGGAATGGCGTTAGGCAGGGCAGGAGCGCAGGCGCGCGGCAGTACCGTCTACGTCACGCTGGAGCCGTGCAACCACCACGGGAAGACGCCGCCGTGCACCGAGGCACTCATCACCGCCGGTGTGGCGCGCGTGGTCATCGCGGTGCGGGACCCGCATCCGGTTGCGGCTGGCGGAGCCGATCGCCTGCGCGCCGCAGGGATCGCCGTCGACGTCGGCCTCGGCGAGCGGGCGGCGCGTGACCTCAACGCCCACTTTCTCCACGCCGTCACCTCCGAACGCCCGTGGGTCACGCTCAAGCTGGCGGTCTCCATCGATGGGGCCGTTGCCGACCACACGCGCAAGACCGGTTGGCTCACCGGTCTCGAGGCGCGCGCCGAGGTCCATCGCTGGCGCGCCCAGCACGACGCCATTGGGGTGGGGATGGGGACCGTCCTTGCTGACGACCCGGCGCTCACCGTGCGCGACGCCAAGGCACCGCGCGTCGCGCCGATGCGCGTCGTCTTCTCGCGATCGGGGCGGCTCCCCGTCACCAGCATCCTCGCGCGCACGGCACGCGACGTTCCGGTGCTCGTGATGGCCGACGACCCCGATCCGGCCTACGAGTCGACGCTCAACGAGATGGGGGTCGAGCTCATCCCAGCCGCCTCACTCGGCGAAGCGCTTCGCGCACTGCGGGCGCGCGGCGTGCAGTCGATCCTCGTTGAAGGGGGGGCGCGTCTGGCCGGTGCGCTCATGTTCGACCGACTGGTCGACCGGCTCGTCGTCTTCACGGCACCCGTGGTCCTCGGGGCCGGAGCGCTCAACGCCTTCCATCTGGCCCCGGCGCAGCGCGCCGAGCAGGCGGATCGCCTGCGCATCGTCGATCGCCAACCCTTCGGCGACGACCTCATGACCGTCTACGCGCTCGACGACGCACGCGATCGCGACACCGCGCGCGAACGTGATACCGCGGGAGAACGCCCCTGA
- a CDS encoding riboflavin synthase, which produces MFTGLVDDVGTITAVEESAAGREFRIACRYDDLAPGESIACAGACLTVREFGPGWFTVAAVVTTLDRTTVASWGIGRRLNLERSLRAGDRLGGHIVQGHVDGVGEVVATSRRDDAWLIDIAVPSAIAELLVPQGSICVDGVSLTVNAIPRPGVLQVSIIEYTLRHTSLGDLSVGDRVHLEGDVVGKYVRSLMGPYLPPRATS; this is translated from the coding sequence ATGTTCACCGGACTCGTTGACGACGTCGGTACGATAACGGCTGTGGAGGAGAGCGCGGCCGGGCGGGAATTCCGCATCGCTTGCCGCTACGACGATCTCGCACCGGGCGAGAGCATCGCCTGCGCGGGGGCCTGCCTCACCGTTCGCGAGTTCGGGCCCGGCTGGTTCACCGTCGCTGCGGTGGTGACGACGCTGGACCGCACGACGGTCGCCTCCTGGGGGATCGGGCGCCGCCTCAACCTGGAGCGGTCGCTGCGGGCCGGCGATCGCCTCGGGGGGCACATCGTCCAGGGACACGTGGACGGTGTCGGCGAAGTCGTCGCCACCTCCCGTCGCGACGATGCGTGGCTCATCGACATCGCCGTTCCGTCCGCCATCGCCGAGCTGCTCGTCCCCCAGGGCTCCATCTGCGTCGACGGGGTGAGCCTGACCGTGAACGCGATTCCGCGCCCGGGCGTTCTGCAGGTGTCGATCATCGAGTACACCCTGCGACACACCTCCCTCGGCGACCTGTCCGTGGGAGACCGGGTGCATCTCGAGGGCGACGTGGTGGGGAAGTACGTGCGTTCGTTGATGGGACCGTACCTCCCCCCTCGCGCCACGTCCTAG
- a CDS encoding bifunctional 3,4-dihydroxy-2-butanone-4-phosphate synthase/GTP cyclohydrolase II, translating into MAFGTVQQAIEDLRNGKFVVVADDEDRENEGDLICAAEMVTPEMVNFMLKAKGMICVALPSERVAHLGLSMQARENTESMKTAFTVSIDGAPKYGVSTGISASDRAITLRLAADPTKGAEDVRTPGHVHPLKARHGGVLQRVGHTEAAVDLCRLAGMQPAGVICEILNEDGRTMKRDELDAFAASHGLTFITVSDLVAHRLTNERLVHRAAEARLPNDLGGDGWRIVGYRNDVDDREHVALVYGDLGDGTNVLVRMHSKCLTGDVFHSRRCDCGWQLHKAMEMIAEEGKGVIVYLDQEGRGIGLLNKLRAYELQDQGHDTVEANEKLGFKSDLRNYGVGAQILLDLGITSIRMMTNNPMKLVGLKGYGLEIVDRVRIAAPSNEENASYLETKRTKMGHLLNT; encoded by the coding sequence ATGGCATTCGGCACCGTACAGCAGGCGATCGAGGATCTCCGTAACGGCAAGTTCGTGGTCGTCGCGGATGACGAGGATCGTGAAAACGAGGGGGACCTCATCTGCGCGGCGGAGATGGTCACGCCCGAGATGGTCAACTTCATGCTCAAGGCGAAGGGGATGATCTGCGTGGCGCTCCCGAGCGAACGCGTCGCCCACCTTGGCCTCTCGATGCAGGCCCGCGAGAACACCGAGTCGATGAAGACCGCGTTCACGGTCTCGATCGACGGGGCGCCGAAGTACGGCGTCTCAACGGGGATCTCCGCTTCCGACCGGGCCATCACGCTTCGCCTGGCCGCCGACCCGACCAAGGGGGCCGAGGACGTGCGCACCCCCGGTCACGTGCACCCGCTCAAGGCGCGCCACGGCGGCGTGCTGCAGCGCGTGGGGCACACCGAGGCGGCGGTGGACCTGTGCCGGCTGGCCGGGATGCAGCCGGCGGGGGTGATCTGCGAGATCCTCAACGAAGACGGGCGCACGATGAAGCGCGATGAGCTGGACGCCTTTGCGGCGTCGCACGGGCTCACCTTCATCACCGTCTCGGACCTCGTCGCGCACCGCCTGACCAACGAACGCCTGGTGCATCGCGCCGCTGAGGCGCGCCTCCCCAACGACCTGGGGGGCGACGGCTGGCGCATCGTCGGCTACCGCAACGACGTCGACGATCGCGAACACGTGGCGCTGGTGTACGGCGACCTTGGCGACGGCACGAACGTCCTGGTCCGCATGCACTCCAAGTGCCTCACGGGCGACGTCTTCCACTCGCGACGCTGCGATTGCGGCTGGCAGCTGCACAAGGCGATGGAGATGATCGCCGAGGAGGGGAAGGGGGTCATCGTCTACCTCGACCAGGAGGGGCGCGGGATCGGGCTCCTCAACAAGCTGCGGGCCTACGAGCTGCAGGATCAGGGACACGACACCGTCGAAGCCAACGAGAAGCTCGGCTTCAAGTCCGACCTGCGGAACTACGGCGTGGGCGCACAGATCCTCCTGGACCTGGGGATTACGTCGATCCGCATGATGACGAACAACCCCATGAAGCTGGTGGGGCTCAAGGGCTACGGCCTGGAGATCGTCGATCGGGTGCGCATCGCCGCGCCGAGCAACGAGGAGAACGCCTCGTATCTCGAGACGAAGCGCACCAAGATGGGCCACCTGCTCAACACCTGA
- a CDS encoding 6,7-dimethyl-8-ribityllumazine synthase, with protein sequence MPEYTGSATGTGRRVAVIVSRFNETITQKLVEGALDALTRHGVAFDDIDVLWVPGAWEIPFAARRALGSDRYDTCVALGAVIRGDTPHFDYVAGECARGLMQASADLDFPIAMGVLTCDTMEQAEARAGGAHGNKGWDAALAALEMADLFGRLDAADEG encoded by the coding sequence ATGCCCGAATACACCGGCTCGGCCACGGGGACCGGGCGGCGCGTCGCCGTCATCGTCTCCCGCTTCAACGAAACCATCACGCAGAAGCTGGTGGAGGGAGCGCTGGACGCACTCACCCGTCATGGCGTTGCCTTCGACGACATCGACGTCCTCTGGGTCCCCGGGGCGTGGGAGATTCCCTTCGCCGCCCGGCGGGCGCTGGGGAGCGATCGCTACGATACGTGTGTCGCGTTAGGCGCGGTGATTCGCGGCGACACTCCGCACTTCGACTACGTCGCCGGGGAGTGCGCGCGCGGGTTGATGCAGGCGAGCGCCGACCTCGACTTCCCCATCGCCATGGGCGTGCTCACGTGCGACACGATGGAGCAGGCAGAGGCCCGGGCCGGCGGGGCACACGGGAACAAGGGATGGGACGCGGCGCTCGCCGCGCTCGAGATGGCAGACCTTTTCGGCCGACTCGATGCCGCTGACGAAGGCTGA
- the nusB gene encoding transcription antitermination factor NusB produces the protein MPLTKADQRLRRRARARTLQALYAWDVAHEGTIVGVTQRVWDDMALGAEERAFATPLVRMLEAHGASIDTTLADLTTNWRLERLGAIERAALRLGAAELMYNGSEEREPTPPRVTIQETVLLTERFGSEESARFVNGVLDALARQLGRI, from the coding sequence ATGCCGCTGACGAAGGCTGACCAGCGGCTGCGCCGACGCGCGCGCGCCCGGACGTTGCAGGCGCTCTACGCCTGGGACGTGGCGCATGAGGGTACGATCGTCGGCGTCACGCAGCGCGTCTGGGACGACATGGCGTTAGGTGCGGAGGAGCGCGCCTTCGCCACACCGCTCGTCCGGATGCTCGAGGCGCATGGGGCGTCCATCGACACGACGCTCGCCGACCTCACGACCAACTGGCGCCTCGAGCGCCTGGGGGCCATCGAGCGGGCGGCGTTGCGCCTGGGGGCGGCGGAGTTGATGTACAACGGGAGCGAGGAGCGTGAGCCGACGCCCCCCCGCGTGACCATCCAGGAGACGGTCCTCCTCACCGAGCGATTCGGGAGCGAGGAGAGCGCCCGCTTCGTCAACGGCGTCCTCGACGCGCTGGCGCGGCAGCTCGGGAGGATCTAG
- a CDS encoding glycosyltransferase family 4 protein, with translation MRLLVVNWQDRENPQAGGAEIHLHEIFGRLAARGHDVTLLCGGWPGCPSEATLDGMHVVRVGTRYTFPFLARRAWRRRFAGAGFDLIVEDINKVPLHTPRWGATPVVAVVPHLFGGTAFQEVPAPLAAMVWLAERPIPHVYRGVPFEVISESTADDLEQRGVARRDIEVIYCGIDSVSYTPAAGTRSPTPLFAYLGRLKRYKRVDLIIQAFARLGDPRARLEIAGAGDYRPALERLAQSLDLGDRVRFLGRISETEKVSLMRRAWALAFTSPKEGWGITNLEAAACGTPVVASNSPGIRESVRDGETGYLVPHGDVAALAAAMARLAAAPSLVDTLGYAARQFAEQFTWERSAIETETHLMRVLQKTGG, from the coding sequence TTGCGGCTCCTGGTCGTGAACTGGCAGGACCGGGAGAATCCGCAGGCCGGGGGGGCCGAGATCCACCTGCACGAGATCTTTGGTCGCCTGGCGGCGCGCGGCCACGACGTCACGCTGCTGTGCGGCGGATGGCCAGGGTGCCCGAGCGAAGCGACGCTCGACGGGATGCACGTCGTCCGTGTCGGGACGCGCTACACCTTCCCCTTCCTGGCGCGACGAGCCTGGCGCCGCCGTTTTGCGGGCGCGGGCTTCGACCTCATCGTCGAGGACATCAACAAGGTCCCGCTGCATACGCCGCGCTGGGGCGCGACGCCGGTCGTCGCCGTCGTTCCGCATCTCTTCGGAGGAACGGCGTTCCAGGAGGTACCGGCTCCGCTGGCGGCGATGGTCTGGCTCGCCGAGCGCCCGATCCCGCACGTGTATCGCGGCGTCCCCTTCGAGGTCATCAGCGAGAGCACCGCCGACGACCTCGAGCAGCGCGGGGTGGCGCGGCGCGACATCGAGGTCATCTACTGCGGGATCGATTCCGTGTCGTACACACCGGCGGCCGGTACCCGCTCACCGACCCCGCTCTTCGCGTATCTGGGGCGACTCAAGCGCTATAAGCGAGTCGACCTCATCATTCAGGCATTCGCCCGACTCGGGGATCCCAGGGCGCGACTGGAGATTGCGGGAGCCGGCGACTATCGCCCCGCGCTCGAGCGACTGGCCCAATCGCTTGACCTTGGCGATCGCGTACGGTTTCTTGGGCGCATCAGCGAGACCGAGAAGGTGTCGCTCATGCGCCGGGCGTGGGCGCTCGCCTTCACGTCCCCGAAGGAGGGGTGGGGTATCACGAACCTCGAAGCGGCAGCGTGCGGGACGCCGGTGGTGGCGTCGAACTCGCCCGGAATCCGGGAGTCGGTTCGGGACGGCGAGACCGGCTATCTCGTCCCGCATGGCGATGTGGCGGCGCTGGCCGCGGCGATGGCGCGACTGGCGGCTGCCCCGTCACTGGTCGATACCCTTGGGTATGCGGCGCGTCAGTTTGCCGAACAATTCACGTGGGAGCGCTCGGCGATCGAGACCGAGACGCACCTGATGCGTGTACTGCAGAAGACCGGAGGATAG
- a CDS encoding HPF/RaiA family ribosome-associated protein, translated as MEVVYHAHNAVISDRMKERASRGLAKLSQRLDRAVDATVRFHQDGPTRRVEIRINTAGQRDLVSEGMARYYGPALKIALAHLESQVGHARRGPKVKWQRHVNA; from the coding sequence GTGGAAGTCGTATATCATGCGCATAATGCGGTCATCTCCGATCGCATGAAGGAGCGGGCCTCGCGCGGCCTCGCCAAGTTGTCACAGCGCCTCGACCGCGCGGTCGATGCGACGGTGCGCTTTCACCAGGATGGACCGACGCGCCGGGTGGAGATCCGGATCAATACGGCGGGGCAGCGGGACCTCGTCTCCGAGGGGATGGCCCGCTATTACGGCCCGGCGCTCAAGATCGCGCTGGCTCACCTGGAGTCGCAGGTGGGGCACGCGCGGCGCGGCCCGAAGGTGAAGTGGCAGCGTCACGTGAACGCGTGA
- the hprK gene encoding HPr(Ser) kinase/phosphatase, with translation MTKSVSVGRLFERLKDPLELEQLGGSFGHEREVSNSDLSSPGLSIAGFVARFMHARPQVFGETEMTYLSSLSVEDRSRQLQLFFSFPIPCVFVTKGLELAEPMLAVAVAAGVPIFRSPLKTNEFYRRVKPLVEDMFAPTATLHGSLADVYGVGVLFTGASGIGKSECVLDLVERGHRLVADDVVIARRRGNDILIGSGHHLQRHYMEIRGVGLIDVPAIFGIRSVRQQKRIEVVVQLMEWTEDAVVERTGLEGELTSILGVELPLITVYLNPGKNITVIAEVIAMNHLLRYAGINPAESFNQRLMGHMQQKAADVRRYLIQDDE, from the coding sequence GTGACCAAGTCCGTCAGCGTTGGTCGCCTGTTCGAGCGGCTGAAGGACCCGTTGGAGCTGGAACAGCTCGGCGGGTCTTTCGGTCACGAGCGCGAGGTCTCCAACTCCGACTTGTCGAGTCCGGGGCTGTCGATTGCCGGCTTCGTTGCGCGCTTCATGCACGCGCGCCCGCAGGTCTTTGGCGAGACCGAGATGACGTACCTGTCGTCGCTCTCCGTCGAGGACCGGTCCCGCCAGTTGCAACTCTTCTTCTCGTTTCCCATCCCCTGCGTCTTCGTGACCAAGGGGTTGGAGCTGGCGGAGCCGATGCTGGCGGTGGCGGTCGCCGCCGGCGTGCCGATCTTCCGGTCGCCGCTCAAGACCAACGAGTTCTACCGGCGCGTGAAGCCGCTGGTGGAGGACATGTTCGCCCCCACGGCGACGCTGCATGGCTCGCTCGCCGACGTGTACGGGGTGGGGGTGCTGTTCACCGGCGCCAGTGGGATCGGGAAGTCGGAATGCGTGCTCGACCTCGTGGAGCGTGGCCACCGCCTGGTGGCCGATGACGTGGTCATCGCGCGGCGGCGCGGGAACGACATCCTGATCGGGAGCGGGCACCACCTGCAACGGCACTACATGGAAATTCGCGGCGTCGGGCTCATCGACGTCCCGGCGATCTTCGGCATTCGCTCGGTGCGCCAGCAGAAGCGCATCGAGGTGGTCGTGCAGCTGATGGAATGGACGGAGGATGCGGTCGTGGAGCGCACGGGACTCGAGGGCGAACTCACGTCCATCCTCGGAGTCGAGCTGCCGCTCATCACGGTCTACCTCAACCCCGGGAAGAACATCACGGTGATCGCCGAGGTGATCGCCATGAACCACCTGTTGCGCTATGCCGGGATCAACCCCGCCGAGTCGTTCAACCAACGCTTGATGGGGCACATGCAGCAGAAGGCCGCCGACGTGCGGCGCTACCTGATCCAGGACGATGAGTAG
- a CDS encoding PTS sugar transporter subunit IIB, giving the protein MGLDLYRIDDRLIHGQVVVGWGQPLDLRFIVLVDEEVATSDWEQELYRMGVPPEMDVHFESLETAALHLAKYQADPRPGLLLTGDIATMAQLVQATHAIPSVNLGGIHHKPGRVQRLRYVFLSPAEEGALRELAKGGVVVTAQDVPAARPLPLDEVLSGEGNR; this is encoded by the coding sequence GTGGGGCTTGATCTCTATCGCATCGATGACCGCCTGATCCATGGCCAGGTCGTGGTCGGGTGGGGACAGCCGCTCGACCTGCGCTTCATCGTGCTGGTGGACGAGGAGGTGGCGACCAGCGATTGGGAGCAGGAGCTCTATCGCATGGGCGTCCCGCCCGAGATGGACGTCCACTTCGAGTCGTTGGAGACCGCGGCATTGCACCTGGCGAAGTACCAGGCCGATCCGCGCCCCGGGCTCCTGCTCACGGGCGATATCGCGACGATGGCGCAGCTGGTGCAAGCCACGCATGCCATCCCGTCGGTGAACCTGGGCGGCATCCACCACAAGCCGGGGCGCGTGCAGCGCCTGCGCTACGTCTTCCTGTCGCCGGCCGAGGAGGGCGCGCTGCGCGAGCTCGCCAAGGGGGGCGTCGTGGTCACGGCGCAGGACGTCCCGGCCGCGCGTCCGCTCCCGCTGGACGAAGTCCTCTCGGGCGAGGGGAACCGATGA
- a CDS encoding PTS sugar transporter subunit IIC, producing the protein MNPIEIGAVAVVGAVLGLDVVSFPQAMISRPLVGATLTGAFLGAPEAGLLLGATLECFALESLPVGASRYPEWGSSSAVGGALVSLPAARGAGALLLAVVVTLAWAWVGGWSMVQLRRLNARWARERHEAVARGSRRTVIGLQLYGMTADLARGWLMTAIGISLGVPLLQFAVARWQTPETLTRGVLMALAGVVAAAATHKVFHVVPGARWYMLGGLALGLLLLGVAR; encoded by the coding sequence ATGAACCCGATCGAGATCGGGGCGGTGGCCGTCGTGGGCGCGGTCCTCGGACTCGACGTGGTCAGCTTTCCGCAGGCGATGATCTCGCGTCCGTTGGTGGGCGCCACGCTCACCGGGGCCTTCCTCGGCGCGCCGGAGGCCGGGCTCCTGCTCGGCGCGACACTGGAGTGCTTTGCGCTCGAGTCGCTCCCGGTTGGGGCGTCGCGCTATCCCGAGTGGGGCTCGTCGTCGGCGGTGGGCGGGGCGCTGGTCTCGCTTCCGGCGGCGCGCGGTGCCGGTGCGTTGCTGCTGGCGGTGGTCGTGACCTTGGCCTGGGCGTGGGTGGGCGGATGGTCGATGGTGCAGCTGCGCCGCCTCAACGCGCGATGGGCGCGCGAACGACACGAGGCGGTCGCCCGCGGATCGCGTCGCACCGTGATCGGCCTCCAGCTCTACGGCATGACGGCCGACCTGGCGCGCGGCTGGCTGATGACGGCGATCGGGATCAGCCTGGGTGTCCCCCTGCTGCAGTTCGCGGTCGCCCGGTGGCAGACACCGGAGACGCTGACGCGTGGCGTGCTGATGGCGCTGGCCGGGGTGGTGGCGGCGGCGGCCACGCACAAGGTCTTTCACGTGGTCCCCGGGGCGCGGTGGTACATGCTGGGAGGGCTGGCGTTAGGCCTCCTCCTGCTGGGGGTGGCGCGATGA
- a CDS encoding PTS system mannose/fructose/sorbose family transporter subunit IID: MTTSATVILPLHTRAAILLRMLAIQGAWNYETLVGNGIGFCVEPALRRLPGGVGGDPYRAALARQSQYFNAHPYLAAVAVGALARAELDGVDPAKIERFRTAMCGPLGSVGDRLVWAAWLPLCALVALLTFALGAGAGGTMLTFLISYNAGHVALRVWGINVGWRDGLRVASALGNPVLRHGPLHLARAGALVAGVALPLVVQRLVGGGRLAQGEVLAAVLVGGFLVSRLHGRIEAWKWSLGLLALFALYSVLR; encoded by the coding sequence ATGACCACGTCGGCGACGGTGATCCTGCCGCTGCACACCCGCGCCGCGATCCTTCTGCGCATGCTGGCGATCCAGGGGGCGTGGAACTACGAGACGCTGGTGGGGAACGGGATCGGCTTCTGCGTCGAACCGGCGCTCCGACGTCTCCCCGGCGGGGTGGGAGGCGATCCGTACCGGGCCGCGCTCGCGCGGCAGAGCCAGTACTTCAACGCCCATCCGTACCTCGCGGCGGTCGCGGTGGGAGCGCTGGCCCGCGCGGAGCTCGACGGGGTCGACCCGGCCAAGATCGAGCGCTTCCGGACGGCGATGTGCGGACCCCTGGGCAGCGTGGGGGACCGCCTGGTGTGGGCGGCCTGGCTCCCGTTGTGTGCCCTCGTCGCCCTCCTGACGTTCGCCCTCGGGGCGGGGGCAGGGGGCACGATGCTCACGTTCCTGATATCGTACAACGCCGGGCACGTCGCCCTCCGCGTGTGGGGGATCAACGTCGGATGGCGGGACGGGCTGCGGGTGGCCAGCGCGCTGGGCAATCCGGTCCTGCGGCACGGGCCATTGCACCTGGCGAGGGCGGGGGCGCTGGTGGCCGGCGTCGCGCTGCCGCTGGTGGTGCAGCGCCTGGTCGGCGGCGGGCGCCTGGCCCAGGGCGAGGTCCTGGCGGCGGTCCTGGTGGGTGGGTTTCTCGTGTCGCGGCTGCACGGCCGGATCGAGGCCTGGAAATGGTCGTTAGGCTTGCTCGCGCTCTTTGCCCTCTACTCGGTGCTCCGCTGA